The following DNA comes from Tunturibacter psychrotolerans.
CTCGCCGCCGGCAAAAACCCAAATCCCACCGTCGCCGCGCCCGACGCCAACACCTCCGAAGCCGTCCTCACCCTCCCCCTCAACGGCTCCGCCCCCACCATCCCCCTCGAAGAAGCCGTCCGCCGCGCCGTCAAGCGCATCACCGGAGCCTTCGCCATCGGTGTCCTCTCCGCGCACGAGCCCAACAAGCTCGTCGCCGCCCGCATGGGCCCGCCTGCCGTCATCGGTATCGGCGACGGCGAGTTCTTCCTCGCCTCCGACGTCCCCGGCATCCTCCACCACACCCGCAACATCCACTTCCTCGCCGACGGCGAACTAGCCGTCCTCACCAAAGAAGGCGTGCACCTAACCGATTTCGACGCACAGCCGATCCCACTAAAAATCCAGCGCATCACCTGGGACCCCATCCAGGCCGAAAAGGCCGGCTACAAGCACTTCATGCTCAAAGAAATTAACGAGCAGCCCCGCGCCATCCGCGACACCACCCTCGGCCGCGTCTCCCTCGACACCGGAAAAGTCCACCTCACCGAGATGCACTTCTCCGACGCCGACTTCAAAAACGCCAGCCAGATCACCATCGCCGCCTGCGGAACCTCCTGGCACGCTGGCCTCGCCGGCAAGTTCATGATCGAGCGCCTCGCCCGCCTCCCCGTCGAAGTCGATTACGCCAGCGAGTACCGCTACCGCGACCCCATCGCCGACCCTCACGCCATCGGCCTCCTCATCACCCAGTCCGGCGAAACCGCCGACACCCTCGCCGCCCAGGCCGAGCTCGCCGCCAAAGGCAGCAAAACCCTCGCCATCTGCAACGTCGTCGGCGCCGCCATCACCCGCAAAGCCCAGGGCACCCTCACCACCAACGCCGGCCCCGAGATCGGCGTCGCCTCCACCAAGGCCTTCACCGCCCAGCTCACCGCCCTCTTCGTCCTCGCCCTCCATCTCGCCCAGGTACGCGGCACCATCTCCGACGCCGAATCCCTCCACCTCGTCAACGAGCTCAGCAAACTCCCCGGAAAAGTCGAAGACGTTCTACGCGCAGTCGACGACCAGTGCCACCAGCTCGCCAAATCCTTCCACACCGCCAACGACTTCCTCTTCCTCGGCCGCGGCATCCACTACCCCATCGCCCTCGAAGGCGCCCTCAAGCTCAAGGAGATCTCCTACATCCACGCCGAAGGCTACCCCGCCGGCGAGATGAAGCACGGCCCCAACGCCCTCATCGACGAGACCCTCCCCGTCGTCTGCATCGCCACCAAGGACCCCACCGATCCCTCGAGCGTCCTCAAGTACGAAAAAACCCTCAGCAACATACAAGAGGTCACCGCCCGCAGCGGCCGCGTTATCGCCATCGCCATCGAAGGCGACGAAGAGATCAAGCACCTGGTAGAGCACACCATCCAAATCCCCCAGGCCCCCGAACTCCTCCTACCCGTCTTAGAAGTAGTTCCCCTCCAACTCCTCGCCTACCACATAGCCGTCCGCCGAGGCTGCGACGTAGACCAACCCAGAAACTTAGCCAAGAGCGTCACCGTGGAGTAACGAGTAAAGTCTTCATTGTTCGTTCGAATTTTTTGTGCACATTTTGTAAACTCACCAGTAAAATCACATTCGATTCATCATGAAGATCGGAGATTATGATGGCGGGTGGCCCATACATA
Coding sequences within:
- the glmS gene encoding glutamine--fructose-6-phosphate transaminase (isomerizing), coding for MCGIVGYIGPQSVVPVIIEGLRRLEYRGYDSAGIAVAGGPTGLALRRAPGKLRNLETVIHDSPIDGSFGIGHTRWATHGRPTEENAHPHRDGSGTLVVVHNGIVENYLSLKSALIAKGHKFVSETDTEIIAHLIEDELNLAAGKNPNPTVAAPDANTSEAVLTLPLNGSAPTIPLEEAVRRAVKRITGAFAIGVLSAHEPNKLVAARMGPPAVIGIGDGEFFLASDVPGILHHTRNIHFLADGELAVLTKEGVHLTDFDAQPIPLKIQRITWDPIQAEKAGYKHFMLKEINEQPRAIRDTTLGRVSLDTGKVHLTEMHFSDADFKNASQITIAACGTSWHAGLAGKFMIERLARLPVEVDYASEYRYRDPIADPHAIGLLITQSGETADTLAAQAELAAKGSKTLAICNVVGAAITRKAQGTLTTNAGPEIGVASTKAFTAQLTALFVLALHLAQVRGTISDAESLHLVNELSKLPGKVEDVLRAVDDQCHQLAKSFHTANDFLFLGRGIHYPIALEGALKLKEISYIHAEGYPAGEMKHGPNALIDETLPVVCIATKDPTDPSSVLKYEKTLSNIQEVTARSGRVIAIAIEGDEEIKHLVEHTIQIPQAPELLLPVLEVVPLQLLAYHIAVRRGCDVDQPRNLAKSVTVE